A genome region from Bacteroidales bacterium includes the following:
- a CDS encoding HAD family hydrolase: MIKNIFFDFDGVIAESVYVKTEAFHQIYSPFGEDIARKVVEHHINNGGMSRFMKFKLYHDKFLNKNLNEQEIANFSERFSKLVKNKVINAPEVPGVRNFLKKYNKNMKFWIVSGTPTNEIREIIHKKKMDQFFKGIYGSPEVKTVITKQIIAQEGLRKDETIFLGDALSDYKAAKNTQINFALRNTIDNKNIFKKINILSFNDFYDFEKLLEEL; the protein is encoded by the coding sequence ATGATTAAAAATATCTTTTTTGATTTTGACGGTGTAATTGCTGAATCAGTATATGTTAAAACTGAAGCTTTTCATCAAATTTATTCACCATTCGGAGAAGATATTGCTAGAAAGGTTGTAGAACACCATATTAATAATGGTGGAATGTCTAGATTTATGAAATTTAAACTATATCATGATAAGTTTTTAAACAAGAATTTAAATGAACAGGAAATCGCGAATTTTTCAGAAAGATTTTCAAAATTAGTTAAGAATAAAGTTATTAATGCCCCAGAGGTTCCTGGAGTTAGAAATTTCTTAAAAAAATATAATAAGAATATGAAATTTTGGATTGTTTCAGGTACACCAACAAATGAAATAAGAGAAATTATCCATAAAAAAAAGATGGATCAGTTTTTTAAAGGTATTTATGGTTCTCCAGAAGTCAAAACTGTCATTACAAAGCAAATAATAGCCCAGGAAGGGCTTAGAAAAGATGAAACAATATTTTTAGGTGACGCTTTATCAGATTATAAAGCAGCAAAAAACACTCAAATAAATTTTGCTTTAAGAAATACAATCGATAATAAAAATATTTTTAAAAAAATTAATATTTTATCTTTCAACGATTTCTATGATTTTGAAAAATTATTGGAGGAATTATGA
- a CDS encoding NAD(P)-dependent oxidoreductase, with the protein MNILVFGGNGYIGKNVIQYLIKDKHKVTVVDIDLTDQFVMNNCNCIKGNILDKHFVKEVITNYDLVYNFAAVSNVELNSNYIENAIKVNLIGLVSILESCVYNKVDRIIHASSVYALYEKGGIYSITKRGAEELIYHYNRQYGLNYTILRYGTLYGPKPGQGNSLYHYLKMAIFNKEIEYIGDGNELREYIHIEDAAKLTIKIMDKKYQNEVVLITGLHSYRIKDIFELMREMIGDDIQIKYKQSDNNYHYKITPYNYKEKLSKKILLDEYIDIHQGLYNIMLKMNK; encoded by the coding sequence ATGAATATTCTAGTATTCGGAGGTAACGGTTACATTGGTAAAAATGTAATTCAATACTTAATCAAAGATAAACATAAAGTTACTGTAGTTGATATTGATTTAACAGACCAATTTGTGATGAACAATTGCAATTGTATTAAAGGAAATATTCTCGATAAACATTTTGTTAAAGAAGTTATAACGAACTATGATTTAGTTTATAATTTTGCAGCAGTATCAAATGTTGAACTTAATTCCAATTATATCGAAAACGCTATAAAAGTAAACTTGATTGGTTTGGTTAGCATTTTAGAATCATGTGTATATAATAAAGTAGATAGAATCATTCATGCAAGTAGTGTCTATGCTCTCTATGAAAAAGGTGGAATATATAGTATAACAAAAAGAGGAGCAGAAGAATTGATATATCATTATAATCGTCAGTATGGTTTAAATTATACAATTCTTCGATATGGTACACTTTATGGACCCAAACCTGGGCAAGGAAATAGTTTATATCATTATTTAAAAATGGCAATATTTAATAAAGAAATTGAATACATTGGAGATGGTAATGAGTTAAGAGAGTATATTCATATAGAAGATGCTGCGAAATTGACTATAAAAATTATGGATAAAAAATATCAAAATGAAGTTGTATTAATAACAGGGTTACATTCTTATAGAATTAAAGATATTTTTGAACTAATGAGAGAGATGATTGGAGATGATATTCAAATAAAATACAAACAGTCTGATAATAATTATCACTATAAAATTACTCCTTATAATTACAAAGAGAAATTGTCAAAAAAGATTCTTTTAGATGAATATATTGATATACACCAAGGGCTTTATAATATAATGTTAAAAATGAATAAATAA
- a CDS encoding fumarylacetoacetate hydrolase family protein encodes MKIVRFKDSKDSIYWGELNGKEIIKLQSNPYDGIIKTEEIFKLQDIELLTPCTPTKIIGLGLNYKESYTNGEYPNEPILFLKGTNALIGHQEKIIYNPNIKYAWMEAELVIVIKKITKNITFGEAEDYIFGYTIGNDITAENIYNLDHHLARSKSIDTFSPIGPHIETKINTSDIRIYSWLNGKKIQKTTTANRINTDAEIVSKISKLITLYPGDIILTGTPPGEGAEHIMNVGIIHPGDYLKIEIEGIGILENEVI; translated from the coding sequence ATGAAAATTGTAAGGTTTAAAGATTCAAAGGATTCTATTTATTGGGGTGAATTAAATGGAAAAGAAATAATAAAACTTCAAAGTAATCCCTATGATGGAATTATAAAAACGGAAGAAATATTTAAATTACAAGACATTGAGTTACTAACACCCTGTACACCAACTAAAATTATCGGATTGGGTTTAAATTACAAGGAATCTTATACTAATGGTGAATATCCAAATGAACCTATTTTGTTTTTAAAAGGTACGAATGCACTCATTGGACATCAAGAGAAAATAATTTACAACCCAAATATTAAATATGCATGGATGGAAGCTGAATTAGTAATCGTTATCAAAAAAATAACTAAAAATATTACCTTTGGGGAAGCTGAAGATTATATATTTGGTTATACGATTGGAAATGATATTACAGCGGAGAATATTTATAATCTTGATCATCATTTGGCACGTTCAAAATCAATTGATACGTTTTCACCAATAGGTCCTCATATTGAGACAAAAATAAATACCTCCGACATTAGAATATATTCATGGTTGAATGGCAAAAAGATTCAGAAAACAACTACTGCAAATAGAATAAATACTGATGCTGAAATAGTATCGAAAATATCAAAACTTATTACTCTTTATCCAGGTGATATAATATTAACAGGAACTCCCCCAGGTGAAGGAGCAGAGCATATTATGAATGTAGGTATAATTCATCCAGGAGATTATTTAAAAATTGAAATAGAAGGAATCGGAATTTTGGAAAATGAAGTGATTTAG
- a CDS encoding CDP-glycerol glycerophosphotransferase family protein, giving the protein MDILISSFFFVLYCIKKIQFECFFRKKNHSVGLDILFSNDSAFWRKYIHSNGSSYKDDITLSDVISEAKNRDYKINCIDIGIPRRSYKRERDKFKEDTDWLCIEQFVTMKNLFNALFLTYRRLLSIRSKKKDLLLLGLWGQTKNTFRNYFCSFTAEKVIEYLNPKLIIMGCEYLYISRALTYVAKQNNIPVFAVQHGDLSLQNHGFFFPDNELELMKKRIPDYTFVFSKTVKEILTEYSIYKNKNIVITGNPRYDLLEKPELIYNKHKIMKNYDIPENKTKILWTPCCRYISDQENIKILKALELCSYNIENSIIIIKRHPNDGTKYTRMIKHYLKLPNERFIMLPQKSDTNSLIYCCDILVTMKSSTTTEAVILNKPVIELTLESGVESSVHVKSGVAVTVVDEKQLAPTIEKILLDDSKLVSNRKYFIKDHLYRIDGKAAERVVNFIDKIIRN; this is encoded by the coding sequence ATGGATATTTTAATTTCATCATTTTTCTTCGTTTTATATTGTATAAAAAAAATACAATTTGAGTGTTTTTTTAGAAAAAAAAATCATTCGGTTGGACTTGATATTCTTTTTTCCAATGATAGTGCTTTTTGGAGAAAATATATTCATTCCAACGGCTCATCGTATAAGGATGATATTACATTAAGTGATGTTATTAGTGAAGCAAAGAATAGAGATTATAAAATTAATTGTATTGATATTGGCATTCCTCGTAGATCTTATAAAAGAGAAAGAGATAAATTTAAAGAGGATACTGATTGGTTGTGTATAGAGCAATTTGTTACAATGAAAAATCTTTTTAATGCGCTTTTTCTTACATACAGAAGATTGCTGAGTATCCGAAGTAAAAAAAAAGATTTACTTCTTTTAGGTTTATGGGGGCAAACTAAGAATACATTTCGGAACTATTTTTGTTCGTTCACTGCTGAAAAAGTTATTGAATATCTTAATCCAAAGTTAATTATTATGGGCTGTGAATACTTATATATAAGTAGAGCATTAACTTATGTTGCAAAGCAAAATAATATTCCAGTATTTGCAGTTCAACATGGAGATCTTTCTTTACAGAATCATGGTTTTTTCTTCCCAGATAATGAGCTGGAATTAATGAAGAAAAGAATTCCTGATTACACTTTTGTATTTTCTAAAACAGTGAAAGAGATATTGACTGAATATTCAATATATAAAAATAAAAATATTGTTATTACAGGAAATCCACGATATGATTTATTAGAAAAACCGGAACTTATTTATAATAAACATAAAATTATGAAGAATTATGATATTCCTGAAAATAAAACTAAAATTTTATGGACTCCTTGTTGTCGTTATATATCTGATCAGGAAAATATTAAAATCCTAAAAGCTCTTGAATTATGTTCATATAATATAGAAAATTCAATAATCATTATCAAAAGACATCCAAATGATGGTACAAAATATACAAGAATGATAAAACATTATTTAAAATTACCGAATGAAAGGTTCATTATGCTTCCTCAAAAATCTGATACAAATTCCTTAATTTACTGTTGTGATATTTTAGTTACTATGAAATCTTCAACAACTACGGAAGCAGTAATATTAAATAAACCTGTAATTGAACTTACATTAGAATCTGGAGTTGAAAGTAGTGTCCATGTAAAATCAGGGGTTGCTGTTACTGTTGTAGATGAAAAACAATTAGCCCCTACTATAGAAAAAATATTACTTGATGATTCAAAATTAGTTAGTAATAGAAAGTATTTTATAAAAGACCATCTTTATAGAATTGATGGTAAAGCTGCTGAAAGAGTTGTTAATTTTATTGATAAAATAATAAGGAATTAA
- a CDS encoding NAD(P)-dependent oxidoreductase translates to MRIAITGGTGFIGRWFLKMFGDKYNFIVLGIEPNINELVIDEKKYKFIKTDYSYNELMKYLKSVDAVVHLAAKRYKPESQMDYYLQNILISDNLFYSCKTLGIKNIIHLSSIGVYTPELDLPWIENQNVNPLNFYTILKLTVEKIANYYNNEFSMNIKNLRLAQVLGFGERDGYMLSIFIKSAFNKKTLNIFGKGEGRREYIYVKDVINAIDCALNKQEEQGVYNIGTNKNYSHLELAKKINEVFDNKGNIQLLPNHFEDKSVYLMNIEKAEKKLNWKPLWELNEALKDIRNIMNKYGNV, encoded by the coding sequence ATGAGAATTGCAATTACTGGTGGAACAGGTTTTATTGGTAGATGGTTTTTAAAAATGTTTGGCGATAAATACAATTTCATTGTATTAGGTATTGAACCTAATATAAACGAATTAGTAATTGATGAAAAAAAATACAAATTTATTAAAACAGATTATTCATATAATGAGCTTATGAAATATCTGAAATCTGTTGATGCTGTAGTACATTTGGCAGCAAAAAGGTATAAGCCTGAAAGTCAAATGGACTATTATTTACAAAATATATTAATTTCTGATAATTTATTTTATTCGTGTAAAACATTAGGAATAAAAAATATTATTCACTTATCTTCTATTGGTGTATATACACCTGAACTAGATTTGCCCTGGATTGAGAATCAAAATGTTAATCCTTTAAATTTCTATACAATATTAAAATTGACAGTTGAAAAAATTGCTAATTATTATAATAATGAGTTTAGCATGAATATAAAAAATTTGAGATTGGCACAAGTACTTGGGTTTGGAGAAAGAGATGGATATATGCTCTCAATTTTTATTAAAAGTGCATTTAATAAGAAAACTTTAAATATATTTGGAAAGGGTGAAGGAAGAAGAGAATATATTTATGTTAAAGATGTTATAAATGCTATTGATTGCGCTCTAAATAAACAAGAAGAACAAGGAGTATATAATATTGGAACTAATAAAAATTATTCTCATTTGGAACTAGCAAAAAAAATAAATGAAGTATTTGATAATAAAGGCAATATTCAATTATTGCCAAACCATTTTGAAGATAAGAGCGTATATCTCATGAATATTGAAAAAGCAGAGAAAAAATTAAATTGGAAACCCTTATGGGAGTTGAATGAAGCCCTAAAGGATATCCGAAATATTATGAATAAATACGGTAATGTTTAA
- a CDS encoding IS110 family transposase — protein sequence MQTQNYKLDFTGQNIYVGIDTHLKNWKATIMLDDITHKTFSQEPDVKKSELYLRRNFPGGNYLSAYEASFCGFNIHRELHKHGIKNIVVNPADIPVTDKEKKQKEDKRDSRKIAKALRSGDLEAIYVPARETEEDRSLVRYRRTLVKEINRHKHRVKSLLYYYGITISQKFSSGSKHWSKQYSSWLREIKFETSSGEITLNKIIYTVEYLRKQLLETTFEIKKLSQQERYIKNIKFLTNIPGIGLITAMIILTELENIIRFKNLDKLSSCVGLIPTTNSTGDNDKVGDLTCRSNKYLRSIIVESSWIAVRIDPALMMVYTNLCKRMKPSEAIIRIAKKLLNRIRYVLKNKLEYEFAIVK from the coding sequence TACAGGACAAAATATTTATGTGGGAATTGATACACATTTAAAAAACTGGAAAGCAACTATCATGTTGGATGATATAACTCATAAGACGTTTTCGCAGGAGCCTGATGTTAAGAAATCAGAACTCTATTTAAGACGAAATTTTCCAGGCGGAAATTATCTGTCTGCATATGAGGCTAGCTTTTGCGGATTTAATATTCACAGAGAACTACACAAGCATGGAATAAAAAATATTGTAGTAAATCCGGCTGATATACCTGTAACTGATAAAGAGAAAAAACAAAAAGAAGATAAACGCGACAGTCGGAAAATAGCAAAAGCATTACGTAGCGGAGATTTGGAGGCTATCTATGTTCCTGCAAGAGAAACAGAGGAAGATAGAAGTTTAGTAAGGTACAGAAGGACACTTGTGAAGGAGATCAACAGGCATAAACACAGAGTTAAGTCATTATTATACTACTATGGCATTACAATTTCCCAAAAGTTTAGTAGTGGTTCTAAACATTGGAGTAAACAATATTCAAGCTGGTTAAGAGAAATTAAATTTGAAACAAGCAGCGGAGAAATAACACTTAACAAAATTATTTATACTGTTGAATATTTAAGAAAACAATTATTGGAAACAACATTTGAAATAAAAAAATTATCCCAACAAGAGAGATATATTAAAAACATTAAGTTTTTAACAAATATACCTGGAATAGGATTAATTACAGCAATGATAATATTAACAGAATTAGAGAACATAATACGCTTTAAAAATTTGGATAAATTGTCTTCCTGCGTAGGGTTAATACCAACAACTAATTCAACCGGAGATAATGATAAAGTAGGAGATTTAACATGCAGGAGTAATAAATATTTACGAAGTATTATAGTCGAAAGTTCATGGATAGCTGTCAGAATAGATCCAGCATTGATGATGGTATATACAAATCTGTGCAAAAGAATGAAACCATCGGAAGCGATAATACGAATAGCTAAAAAATTATTGAACAGAATTAGATACGTATTAAAAAACAAACTGGAATATGAATTTGCTATTGTTAAATAG